In Mycobacterium sp. JS623, one genomic interval encodes:
- a CDS encoding amino acid adenylation domain-containing protein yields MLDFALDMTVDRLAADISGDRIAVVSESGTLRYSDFDAAVNHVAEVLRAKGVCRDDCVAVIVPRSPELLVAIHGILRAGAAYVPIDPEYPLLRIRTVIEDCGARVVVARTDFAEIVDELGASRVEPTTAGADLVEPVASPGDLAYVIYTSGSTGQPKGVMVEHRSVVNRLRWMQRQYPLDADDVILQKTSVTFDVSVWELLWWAMAGARVAMIEPGAERDPRKIVAAIQSHGVTVMHFVPSMLGSFLDQLESQPDSIHRLTSLRMVFCSGEALTPALVERFNRVFGVIGVPQLVNLYGPTEATVDVSYFDCPSAGTVDVVPIGKPIDNTTLLVLDERRSPCPVGVAGELNIGGVCLARGYRGRPDLTADSFIDDQRVPGGRLYRTGDLARWRSDGNLEFLGRIDDEVKVRGNRVSLGEVQATMESCPGVRSAVAIAEPSDNHGSNLIGYFVGDFVSLTALRDHLARRLPGYMIPTSFVELTELPLTTSGKVNRRALARPVTRDRSAVAPRTPAEAALVDVFGSVLNVDCVGVHDNFFTIGGDSILALAVRSEAEKRGIAFDIEELFARPTVAELAESNSRLTAAEPQGITDSFAMLPLIDRASLHDAEDAFPATGLQLGMLFHSIERAESTMYKDVFRYRVAMPWYEQQFTDAFDRLVQRHPALRSSFELKQHSVPLQVVRSTVPRAFDAVIGASDVDVKDYMAAGHRKTYDISSGPLYSLRAFVREDGIDLAFAFHHALLDGWSVVNLIGELLQDYLVSVGLDVRPINTEPYSSAILAEYVRAEMEALENPAAQEFWRAALSESCATSLESYVVYEAPTTVPPIVTVLIPQWLEDAARKLATASDIPIKSLLLSVHCIALQRISGEADVTTGVVTHGRPGRVGAEAAAGLFLNTIPIRLNGAQATCLETVEHIARFERASHRYRRYPLQAMQSDAGRTLFKTAFNFVNYHHFAALARATGVELLDFESYEQTNFALLATAGIDPRRGRLFLRVNGDPVSVTAAQAREYAIAFTGVLAEIVRSPDRALDVRANEVAAPDVTQLVAQQAAEEPDSVALVDDSRTWTYAELDGRADRIAAGLLAAGMPPGARVGVMLDRSPELIATVLGVLKAGAAVVPLDVSYPNARIDAMIRQARPFRVISDISEVRQLVETPEAGVLPAIDPNSAAYVLFTSGSTGAPKGVSMPHRALANLITWQNRQTSGAVGSSTLQFAPLSFDVSFQEIFSTLCGGGTLRLVSEAQRKDSVALVRLVADEGIERVFLPFVALQAFAEAACSTCTWPASLRVLISSGEQLRVTPEIRRLCTRLPGVLLENQYGPTETHVAASYPMTGSPDEFPMLPPIGTAIEGATLAVIGPDLRPLSPGNKGEICIGGRCVASGYEGQPDLTAERFVRVGDPPVTMYRTGDVGRELPSGDIVCLGRIDTQVKVRGFRVECAEVEIVIKRLYADVIRAAAVVARRLHTVDSVLVAYLVGDSDAVTANGIRSRLRSVLPEHMIPDRFVWLDELPLTPSGKRDDKTLRELPLSHDANETEGTPPRNGRERAIADIMAEFAGAASFAADTNFFDAGGTSIGAMRVIMAISRSWGVEIPLDAFVAAPTAADLARLVTTGAVFRAFDPLVALRSSGDRPPLFLIHPIGGNVLCYLNLAKHLPADLPIYALQAAGAEPGAKPLRTMSDLAVSYIAAIRRVRPEGPYNIGGWSFGGYVAAEMARQLADDELARLILIDTIVLTDSPRPVIADRDLIIWFFMELLSQARGSDASKLVGRYDGMDCDALFDSFLGQAIEAKIVPAESSPQLIRRLYDIFHANYEATMNYRHTRLDRDITLLKSTEQLPTVAADVHRIVGSSFTSPTNGWERLMPRSLSVIDVAGDHLSMMSEPNVIDVASKLEAALR; encoded by the coding sequence ATGCTTGATTTCGCGTTGGACATGACGGTCGACCGATTGGCCGCCGACATTTCTGGCGATCGCATTGCGGTCGTTTCGGAGAGCGGGACTCTGCGCTATTCGGACTTCGACGCCGCGGTGAACCACGTCGCGGAAGTGCTGCGCGCCAAGGGTGTTTGTCGTGACGATTGCGTCGCCGTGATCGTGCCAAGGTCACCGGAGCTTCTAGTCGCGATACACGGAATCCTCCGCGCCGGAGCCGCATATGTGCCCATCGATCCGGAATACCCGCTACTGCGGATTCGTACGGTCATCGAAGACTGCGGTGCGCGTGTCGTCGTAGCCAGGACCGATTTCGCCGAAATCGTCGACGAGCTTGGTGCCAGTCGCGTCGAACCGACCACTGCCGGAGCGGATCTCGTCGAACCAGTCGCGTCGCCCGGCGACTTGGCCTACGTCATATACACGTCGGGCTCGACCGGCCAACCGAAGGGAGTCATGGTCGAGCACCGGTCGGTGGTGAACCGCCTCCGGTGGATGCAGCGGCAGTACCCGCTTGACGCCGACGATGTGATCCTGCAGAAGACGTCGGTGACGTTCGACGTTTCCGTGTGGGAATTGCTGTGGTGGGCGATGGCGGGCGCGCGTGTCGCCATGATCGAACCCGGTGCAGAGCGCGATCCGCGCAAGATCGTCGCCGCAATTCAGAGCCATGGGGTCACTGTGATGCATTTCGTGCCGTCGATGCTCGGCTCATTCCTCGATCAGCTGGAATCGCAACCTGACTCGATCCACCGGCTGACGTCGTTGCGCATGGTGTTCTGTAGCGGGGAAGCGCTTACTCCGGCGTTGGTCGAGCGGTTCAATCGGGTCTTCGGCGTCATCGGGGTGCCGCAGCTGGTGAATCTCTACGGGCCAACTGAGGCGACGGTGGACGTGAGTTACTTCGACTGCCCGTCGGCCGGCACGGTCGATGTAGTCCCGATCGGAAAGCCGATCGACAACACCACCCTGCTGGTTCTCGACGAGCGCAGGAGCCCTTGCCCTGTGGGGGTGGCCGGTGAGTTGAATATCGGCGGCGTGTGCCTGGCCCGCGGTTATCGTGGCCGACCCGATTTGACGGCGGATTCCTTCATCGACGACCAACGCGTGCCGGGCGGTCGACTGTATCGAACCGGTGATCTCGCCCGCTGGCGGTCGGACGGAAACCTTGAGTTCTTGGGCCGCATCGACGATGAAGTCAAGGTGCGTGGCAACCGAGTAAGCCTCGGAGAAGTCCAAGCCACGATGGAGTCGTGTCCGGGGGTGCGCTCGGCGGTCGCGATAGCCGAACCATCGGATAATCATGGCTCCAACCTGATCGGTTACTTCGTAGGAGATTTCGTTTCCCTCACTGCGCTCCGCGATCACCTCGCACGGCGGTTACCCGGGTACATGATTCCCACCAGCTTCGTCGAATTGACTGAGCTCCCGCTCACGACAAGCGGAAAGGTGAATCGTCGGGCGCTGGCCCGACCGGTCACGCGGGATCGCTCGGCCGTCGCGCCGCGTACTCCGGCCGAGGCGGCGTTGGTGGACGTGTTCGGGTCGGTTCTCAACGTCGACTGTGTGGGTGTGCACGACAACTTCTTCACCATAGGCGGAGATTCGATCCTTGCCCTCGCCGTACGGAGCGAGGCAGAAAAGCGCGGGATAGCTTTCGATATCGAGGAGCTTTTCGCCCGACCTACGGTCGCCGAACTGGCAGAGTCGAATTCGCGACTGACGGCGGCAGAGCCGCAGGGCATCACGGACTCGTTCGCAATGCTCCCTCTAATTGATCGCGCGTCGCTGCACGATGCCGAGGATGCGTTTCCAGCAACCGGGTTGCAACTCGGCATGCTATTTCACAGTATCGAGCGTGCCGAATCGACGATGTATAAGGACGTCTTCCGATACCGCGTAGCGATGCCCTGGTACGAACAGCAGTTCACCGACGCGTTTGATCGGCTGGTCCAGCGGCACCCCGCGCTACGGTCGTCATTTGAACTGAAGCAACATTCGGTGCCGTTGCAAGTCGTCAGGTCAACAGTGCCGCGAGCTTTCGACGCTGTGATCGGAGCAAGCGATGTAGATGTCAAAGACTATATGGCTGCCGGGCACCGGAAAACGTATGACATCAGCTCAGGCCCGCTCTACAGCCTGCGCGCCTTTGTACGCGAAGATGGCATCGACCTTGCCTTCGCATTCCATCATGCACTTCTAGACGGCTGGAGTGTCGTGAACCTCATCGGCGAGCTACTGCAGGACTATCTGGTCAGCGTCGGTCTCGACGTGCGACCGATCAACACCGAACCGTACTCGTCCGCCATCCTCGCCGAGTATGTCCGTGCTGAGATGGAGGCACTCGAAAACCCTGCCGCACAGGAATTCTGGCGTGCTGCACTGTCCGAATCGTGTGCAACGTCGCTGGAATCTTACGTTGTTTACGAAGCGCCCACGACTGTCCCTCCGATTGTGACGGTCCTGATTCCTCAGTGGTTAGAGGATGCTGCTCGAAAGCTTGCGACCGCTAGTGATATACCGATCAAGTCGCTGTTGCTCTCTGTGCATTGCATTGCTCTACAGAGGATTTCGGGTGAAGCGGACGTCACGACTGGGGTGGTCACCCACGGTCGCCCTGGCCGTGTCGGGGCCGAAGCGGCCGCAGGATTGTTTCTTAACACCATTCCGATCCGGCTCAACGGCGCTCAGGCGACATGCCTGGAGACCGTCGAACACATTGCCCGATTCGAGCGTGCGAGCCACCGATATCGACGTTATCCGTTGCAGGCGATGCAATCTGATGCGGGCCGTACACTCTTCAAAACGGCGTTCAATTTCGTTAACTACCATCACTTCGCTGCGTTGGCGAGAGCCACCGGGGTCGAACTGCTCGACTTCGAGAGCTACGAGCAGACAAACTTCGCTCTGCTCGCGACCGCAGGCATCGACCCGCGAAGGGGGCGGCTGTTCCTACGCGTCAATGGTGATCCGGTAAGCGTCACAGCCGCGCAAGCGCGCGAATACGCGATCGCGTTTACGGGTGTGCTGGCGGAAATCGTACGCTCACCCGACCGGGCCCTCGATGTACGCGCCAACGAGGTGGCTGCTCCTGACGTCACGCAGCTTGTCGCCCAGCAGGCGGCGGAAGAACCCGATTCGGTTGCGCTGGTTGATGATAGCCGAACATGGACCTATGCCGAATTGGACGGCCGCGCAGATCGAATCGCCGCCGGACTGCTTGCCGCCGGTATGCCGCCAGGAGCGCGCGTCGGCGTGATGCTGGATCGTTCGCCTGAGCTCATCGCAACGGTCCTAGGTGTTCTGAAGGCGGGGGCAGCCGTCGTACCGCTTGATGTGAGTTATCCGAATGCCCGAATCGACGCAATGATCCGGCAGGCGAGGCCATTCCGCGTTATCTCTGACATTTCCGAGGTCCGACAGCTGGTAGAAACACCTGAGGCAGGCGTGCTGCCGGCGATCGATCCGAACAGCGCGGCATATGTTTTGTTCACATCCGGCTCGACCGGTGCGCCGAAGGGCGTCTCAATGCCCCACCGCGCGCTGGCCAATCTGATTACATGGCAGAATAGGCAAACGTCCGGTGCGGTCGGTAGTTCGACCCTGCAGTTCGCGCCGCTGTCGTTCGACGTGTCGTTCCAAGAGATCTTCTCGACCCTGTGTGGTGGCGGCACCTTGCGGTTGGTGTCGGAAGCGCAGCGCAAGGATTCGGTGGCGCTGGTGCGTTTAGTCGCCGACGAAGGAATTGAGCGCGTCTTCCTTCCGTTCGTCGCATTGCAGGCGTTCGCCGAGGCGGCCTGTTCCACCTGCACGTGGCCAGCATCGCTGCGGGTGCTGATCTCGTCGGGCGAGCAACTGCGAGTGACACCGGAGATCCGCCGGTTGTGCACCCGGTTACCAGGTGTGCTACTGGAGAACCAATACGGCCCGACCGAAACGCATGTTGCCGCCAGCTACCCAATGACCGGTTCGCCGGACGAATTTCCAATGCTGCCGCCGATCGGCACCGCGATCGAGGGCGCGACGCTTGCGGTCATCGGGCCGGACCTACGGCCGCTGTCACCGGGGAACAAGGGCGAAATCTGCATCGGCGGACGTTGTGTCGCTTCGGGTTACGAGGGGCAGCCCGATCTGACTGCAGAGCGGTTCGTTCGGGTCGGTGATCCCCCCGTCACGATGTACCGAACCGGAGACGTCGGCCGAGAGCTACCCAGCGGCGACATCGTTTGTCTCGGGCGTATCGATACTCAAGTGAAAGTACGCGGCTTTCGCGTCGAATGCGCTGAAGTCGAGATCGTGATCAAGCGCCTGTACGCCGACGTGATTCGCGCGGCCGCGGTCGTTGCTCGCCGACTTCACACCGTTGATTCCGTGCTGGTGGCCTACCTCGTAGGCGACAGCGACGCGGTCACTGCCAATGGCATTCGATCACGGTTACGCAGTGTGCTCCCGGAGCATATGATTCCGGACCGCTTCGTCTGGCTCGATGAACTCCCGCTCACCCCTAGCGGCAAGCGTGACGACAAGACGCTGCGTGAATTGCCTTTGTCGCATGACGCCAACGAAACCGAGGGCACACCGCCGCGCAACGGACGGGAGCGGGCGATCGCGGACATCATGGCGGAGTTTGCTGGCGCTGCAAGTTTCGCCGCGGACACCAACTTCTTCGATGCGGGTGGCACATCGATTGGCGCGATGCGGGTGATAATGGCGATCTCGCGCTCCTGGGGCGTGGAGATTCCGCTCGACGCGTTTGTCGCCGCCCCGACCGCGGCCGATCTTGCCCGGTTGGTGACGACCGGTGCCGTCTTCCGGGCGTTCGATCCACTTGTCGCGCTGCGCAGCTCGGGTGATCGTCCACCCCTGTTCCTGATCCACCCGATCGGCGGGAATGTCTTGTGTTACCTGAACCTTGCCAAGCACCTTCCGGCCGATCTGCCGATCTATGCGTTGCAGGCGGCAGGCGCAGAGCCTGGAGCAAAACCGCTTCGCACGATGAGCGACTTGGCCGTATCGTACATCGCGGCCATTCGTAGAGTGCGGCCGGAAGGGCCATACAACATCGGTGGATGGTCCTTCGGGGGTTACGTCGCGGCCGAGATGGCTCGGCAGCTGGCTGACGACGAACTGGCACGTCTGATCCTGATCGACACGATCGTGCTCACTGACAGCCCGCGGCCTGTGATCGCTGACAGGGACCTGATCATCTGGTTCTTCATGGAATTGCTGTCGCAAGCGCGGGGTTCTGATGCGTCGAAACTGGTGGGCAGGTATGACGGAATGGATTGTGACGCGTTGTTCGATTCGTTCCTCGGGCAGGCGATCGAGGCAAAGATCGTTCCAGCTGAGAGCTCGCCGCAATTGATCCGAAGGCTCTACGACATTTTCCACGCCAACTACGAGGCAACGATGAATTATCGCCATACGCGGTTGGATCGCGACATCACACTGCTGAAGTCGACCGAGCAGTTGCCGACGGTCGCTGCCGATGTTCACCGCATCGTCGGCAGCAGCTTCACGAGCCCAACCAATGGCTGGGAGCGGTTGATGCCCCGCAGCCTGAGCGTCATCGACGTCGCAGGCGATCACCTATCGATGATGTCCGAACCCAATGTCATTGACGTCGCGTCGAAACTGGAAGCGGCGTTGAGATGA